A single Nerophis ophidion isolate RoL-2023_Sa linkage group LG26, RoL_Noph_v1.0, whole genome shotgun sequence DNA region contains:
- the LOC133543940 gene encoding uncharacterized protein LOC133543940 has protein sequence MADELHIPERRMVLIGDRWGGKSSCGNTILRKESFECGRTRTSQFEMRHEKVEGRNLVVVDAPGWTPARSVREIPEGEKQRFKLNVCKCLPGPHAILLVIPIDSAYSIDQRKTVEEHMKVLGEQAWRYCMVLFTCGDFLAAMTIEQHIESEGPQLKWVIEKCKNRYHVLNNKDKSNSSQVTQLLEMIDEMVEDHNGGFYKLDEYTLLTIEKKQEEVVKKAVERRRRAEEHRKQMEVVTAEISIRNLQIVLLGSRFVGKTSVGNTILGVKEHERGRTTQSLVQHGSVGWTKITIVDTPGWWKSFAACNTPEVIKDEVKKSIFMCPPGPDVFLFVIDAESSFNGKHLDAATTHVELLGEGVWNHTMVVFTRGDWLGGRTIEEYIEGEGKALQSLVDRCGNRYHVLDNIYEDDGTQVNQLMEKITVTIAGNQGRQFVPDNQMLRALMEKTRQVEEAAKLRQSQVKATRAVGKGSTYKLKELRIMILGQKMAGKTSVANYLLGNSVFPTHPNRKCNVQTVQVADREVTVVDTIGWHCESFHSCKEQDQELVNGLTLSPNGVHAVLIVIPLDLKFKEDEQDALEDHMKLFGDLVWNHTIVLFTNTDILADISLEEYVEREPHALKWLLDKCENKYHTLNTTKKAGVNQVTQLFEKIEEMSAKNKGHIFRPDRNEINQRIEEKFQKKKLINSLEDSMKAVCRSQELQLLELFKKKLLALHKDITDIHLFPKHLSVSKKDKDKKKNVLSSIVEEMNELDKTIKRLRDSSMSFLQPTMSTSAPNSDNVLEWLEWKVNRMIINHSMTSDYGSSSTLNDSF, from the exons ATGGCAGACGAGT TGCACATACCGGAGAGAAGAATGGTCCTGATTGGTGATAGATGGGGTGGTAAAAGCTCCTGTGGCAACACCATACTCAGGAAAGAAAGTTTCGAATGTGGCCGGACGAGAACTTCGCAGTTTGAAATGAGGCATGAAAAAGTAGAGGGACGAAATCTAGTGGTGGTTGATGCCCCGGGATGGACGCCCGCACGGTCTGTCAGAGAGATACCAGAGGGGGAAAAACAACGATTCAAACTAAATGTCTGTAAATGCCTGCCTGGGCCTCACGCTATCCTCCTTGTCATTCCTATTGATTCTGCCTACTCCATCGACCAGAGGAAAACTGTGGAGGAACACATGAAGGTCCTGGGGGAACAGGCATGGAGATACTGCATGGTGTTGTTCACTTGTGGGGACTTTCTGGCAGCGATGACCATTGAACAGCACATCGAGAGTGAGGGCCCACAGCTCAAGTGGGTGATAGAAAAGTGCAAAAACAGGTATCACGTGTTAAACAACAAGGACAAGAGCAACTCATCTCAGGTCACACAGCTGTTAGAGATGATTGATGAGATGGTGGAAGACCACAACGGAGGCTTCTACAAGCTCGACGAGTATACACTTCTCACCATTGAGAAAAAACAGGAAGAAGTGGTTAAAAAGGCCGTCGAGAGAAGGAGGCGGGCAGAAGAGCATAGGAAGCAAATGGAAGTGGTCACTGCGG AAATAAGCATCCGGAATCTTCAGATCGTTCTCCTGGGGAGTCGGTTCGTCGGGAAAACCTCCGTAGGAAACACCATCTTGGGAGTCAAAGAGCATGAAAGGGGAAGGACAACTCAGTCGCTGGTCCAACACGGCTCTGTAGGTTGGACGAAGATAACAATTGTGGACACGCCAGGCTGGTGGAAAAGCTTTGCTGCCTGCAACACTCCAGAAGTGATCAAGGATGAGGTGAAGAAGAGCATCTTCATGTGTCCTCCAGGTCCCGATGTATTCCTCTTCGTGATAGATGCAGAATCCTCCTTCAACGGCAAGCACCTGGATGCAGCCACCACTCATGTAGAGCTGCTGGGGGAGGGCGTGTGGAACCACACCATGGTAGTTTTCACCAGGGGTGATTGGCTGGGAGGGCGCACCATAGAGGAATACATTGAGGGAGAGGGGAAAGCCCTACAGTCTCTGGTGGATCGATGCGGCAACAGATATCATGTTCTGGACAACATCTATGAAGATGATGGCACTCAGGTCAACCAGCTGATGGAAAAAATTACTGTGACAATAGCAGGGAACCAAGGCCGACAATTTGTACCCGATAACCAGATGCTGAGGGCCCTGATGGAGAAAACAAGACAAGTAGAAGAGGCTGCCAAGCTGAGGCAAAGCCAAGTGAAGGCTACACGAGCAGTCGGGAAAG GTTCTACCTACAAGTTAAAAGAGCTTAGAATTATGATACTTGGTCAAAAGATGGCTGGAAAGACCTCCGTAGCAAATTACCTCTTGGGAAACTCTGTGTTCCCCACCcatccaaacagaaagtgcaatgtGCAGACAGTGCAGGTTGCTGACAGAGAAGTCACAGTGGTCGACACAATTGGATGGCATTGCGAGTCCTTCCATAGCTGCAAGGAGCAGGACCAAGAACTAGTCAACGGTCTAACGTTGAGCCCAAATGGTGTCCATGCAGTTCTGATAGTGATCCCATTGGACCTGAAATTCAAGGAGGATGAGCAGGATGCCCTTGAGGATCACATGAAGCTCTTTGGTGACCTTGTCTGGAACCATACCATTGTTTTGTTCACAAACACGGACATCCTGGCAGATATATCTCTGGAGGAGTACGTTGAGAGAGAGCCCCATGCGCTAAAGTGGCTGTTGGACAAGTGTGAAAACAAATATCACACTTTGAATACAACAAAGAAAGCAGGTGTGAACCAGGTCACCCAACTGTTTGAGAAGATAGAGGAGATGTCAGCAAAGAACAAGGGCCACATTTTCCGCCCTGACAGGAATGAAATCAATCAAAGGATTGAAGAAAAGTTCCAAAAGAAAAAACTAATAAATAGTCTTGAGGACTCAATGAAGGCGGTGTGCAGAAGTCAGGAGTTGCAGCTCCTGGAATTATTCAAGAAGAAGCTTCTTGCTCTGCACAAGGACATAACAGACATTCATTTATTTCCAAAGCATCTGA GCGTCAGCAAAAAGGACAAGGACAAGAAGAAGAATGTGCTGTCAAGCATTGTTGAAGAGATGAACGAGCTGGATAAGACCATTAAGCGATTAAGAGACAGCAGTATGTCCTTCCTGCAGCCTACGA